Proteins encoded in a region of the Gemmatimonadaceae bacterium genome:
- a CDS encoding serine/threonine-protein kinase, which translates to MTTNVDTDRWQRLAEILDAALAHDPNDWPQVLDAACAGAPDLRREAQLLLERVDDARQFLTTPPSNVAAAVVAEADDAAEYATGRRIGAYSIEREIGRGGMSRVLLARRADGHFEQHVALKLLRAGLDSELDHARFRAERQIVASLNHPNIARLLDGGRTDAGQPYLVLEYVDGQPIDVYCNTRALSVGGRVELFLLAAGATQFAHRNLVIHRDIKPSNILVGADGTVKLLDFGLAKLLEPGARSRDETAAHTGAHWMTPEYAAPEQIRRHPVTTLTDVYQLGVVLYRVLSGRLPFTADDGDLRELEAAILKGEPAPPSAAVRDSDPARAKALAGDLDAIVLKAIRREPDERYASVDALADDLRRYLHGHAVHARRGSAWYRARRLVRRHRVEAIATLGVSLSLIVGAGVALTQAHRAAAERDIAAAASRESEAITAFLMGLFETSDPSEARGDTLTAHELLQRAAARAEKLQSHPLAQARMLEVTARLYRGLGQYAKAGQMFARALSIEQNAGAGRTPEAAATLDELSAELIRLDRYAAADSAAREALRIQVAALGPNHPSVAVTLHRIANVAVYQGRLAVADTFNRRALALRENSLGPDDSLTAESYLTLGSTLRREGRFVEAENEYRASLAAAERSGGRDNPHVADALVQIAYLLDEDRRDYNRAGPFYSRALEIRRARFGDAHPMVAATLSDIAGFLSRRGDDSAAIATSRQALYVIRRAYGPEHPFVATYMSSLASTLRHAGRLDEAANLYRDAIAMDRRLRGPEHETIAGLEIGLTRLLVQRHDLTEAERTVRDAIRIRGRLGNSASPGDAYAQGLLGMVLTREGRYVEADSALRGSLRKLERQVGREQHDVREVYGWLADLDDAVGRRDDALRHRVIADAR; encoded by the coding sequence ATGACGACGAACGTCGATACGGATCGTTGGCAGCGACTCGCCGAGATACTCGATGCGGCGCTCGCGCACGATCCGAACGATTGGCCGCAAGTGCTCGACGCCGCATGCGCGGGGGCCCCGGACCTGCGGCGCGAAGCGCAGCTCCTGCTCGAGCGCGTCGACGACGCCCGGCAGTTTCTGACGACGCCACCGTCCAACGTCGCGGCGGCAGTTGTCGCCGAGGCTGACGATGCGGCCGAATACGCGACGGGGCGTCGAATCGGCGCCTACTCGATCGAGCGAGAAATCGGCCGCGGTGGAATGTCGCGCGTGCTGTTGGCTCGCCGCGCCGACGGGCACTTCGAGCAGCACGTCGCGCTCAAGCTGCTGCGCGCCGGACTCGACTCGGAACTCGATCACGCGCGATTCCGCGCTGAGCGACAGATCGTCGCGTCCCTCAACCATCCGAACATCGCGCGGCTGCTCGACGGCGGACGCACCGACGCAGGGCAGCCGTATCTGGTGCTCGAGTACGTCGACGGCCAACCGATCGACGTCTACTGCAACACGCGCGCACTCTCTGTTGGCGGACGAGTCGAGCTCTTCCTCTTGGCGGCGGGTGCGACGCAGTTCGCGCATCGCAATCTGGTCATCCACCGCGACATCAAACCGTCGAACATCCTCGTCGGCGCCGACGGCACAGTGAAGCTGCTCGACTTCGGCCTGGCGAAGCTGCTCGAACCCGGCGCTCGATCGCGGGACGAGACCGCGGCGCACACCGGCGCGCATTGGATGACGCCCGAATACGCCGCACCCGAGCAGATTCGGAGACATCCCGTCACGACGCTGACCGACGTGTACCAGCTCGGCGTCGTGCTCTATCGAGTGCTGTCCGGTCGGTTGCCCTTTACGGCGGACGACGGAGATCTTCGGGAACTCGAGGCGGCGATTCTCAAGGGTGAGCCGGCTCCACCGTCGGCGGCTGTCCGCGACAGCGATCCCGCGCGCGCGAAAGCTCTCGCCGGCGACTTGGACGCCATCGTGCTCAAGGCCATCCGCAGGGAGCCCGACGAGCGCTACGCTTCGGTCGACGCGCTCGCCGACGACCTGCGCCGCTATCTCCACGGCCACGCGGTTCACGCGCGACGCGGATCGGCGTGGTATCGAGCTCGGCGGCTCGTGCGGCGTCACCGTGTCGAGGCAATCGCGACGCTCGGTGTCTCGCTTTCCTTGATCGTCGGAGCCGGAGTCGCGTTGACCCAAGCCCATCGGGCGGCGGCGGAGCGCGACATCGCGGCAGCGGCGTCGCGAGAGTCGGAGGCCATCACCGCGTTCCTCATGGGCCTGTTCGAAACGAGCGACCCATCGGAGGCGAGGGGCGACACGCTAACGGCGCACGAGCTCCTGCAACGAGCGGCTGCCCGCGCCGAGAAACTCCAAAGCCATCCGCTGGCGCAAGCGCGCATGCTCGAAGTCACAGCCCGGTTGTATCGGGGACTTGGCCAATACGCGAAGGCCGGCCAGATGTTTGCGCGCGCGCTTTCGATCGAGCAAAACGCCGGCGCCGGGAGGACGCCCGAAGCGGCGGCCACGCTCGACGAGCTGTCGGCAGAGCTCATTCGCCTGGACCGCTACGCCGCGGCCGATTCGGCGGCGCGCGAGGCGCTTCGAATTCAGGTGGCGGCGCTCGGCCCCAACCACCCGAGTGTGGCCGTCACGCTCCATCGGATCGCCAATGTCGCGGTCTACCAAGGACGGTTAGCCGTCGCGGACACTTTCAATCGGCGCGCTTTGGCTCTCCGTGAGAACTCGCTCGGGCCAGATGACTCGTTGACCGCCGAAAGCTATCTCACGCTCGGTTCGACCCTGCGGCGCGAGGGTCGCTTCGTGGAGGCGGAAAACGAATATCGAGCGTCGCTCGCCGCCGCCGAACGTTCGGGCGGCCGCGACAATCCGCATGTTGCCGACGCCCTCGTCCAAATCGCGTATCTGCTGGACGAAGACCGGCGCGACTACAATCGCGCCGGACCTTTCTATAGCCGCGCGCTCGAGATCCGGCGTGCTCGATTCGGCGATGCCCACCCGATGGTCGCGGCTACGCTGAGCGACATCGCGGGGTTCCTTTCGCGGCGCGGGGACGATTCGGCGGCCATCGCCACGTCGCGACAGGCGTTGTACGTCATCCGTCGCGCGTATGGACCGGAGCATCCATTCGTCGCGACTTACATGAGCAGTTTGGCCAGCACCCTTCGTCACGCCGGCAGGCTCGACGAGGCGGCGAACCTGTATCGCGACGCCATCGCGATGGACCGCCGCCTTCGCGGTCCGGAGCACGAAACGATCGCCGGCCTCGAAATCGGCCTTACTCGCCTTCTCGTCCAGCGGCACGACTTGACCGAGGCCGAACGAACTGTACGAGACGCGATCCGAATTCGCGGGCGCCTCGGCAACAGCGCCTCGCCGGGCGACGCCTACGCGCAAGGATTGCTCGGCATGGTGCTGACGCGCGAAGGCCGATACGTCGAGGCGGACTCCGCGTTGCGAGGGTCACTACGCAAACTGGAACGCCAGGTCGGACGAGAGCAGCACGACGTGCGCGAGGTCTACGGTTGGCTCGCCGACCTCGACGATGCGGTCGGGCGACGCGACGACGCGTTGCGTCATCGCGTCATTGCCGACGCCCGTTAA
- a CDS encoding SusC/RagA family TonB-linked outer membrane protein codes for MAMPHPHARRVHMPRAGRSLLTRSLISLAIAAIATVGSASSAFAQGAISGQVIAAGSAEAIPNAQITAAGGTLRATSDNQGKFRITGIIGTNATLSVRRIGYRNAEVAARVGQTDLTITLVSNPASLEAVVVTGTVGAAQKREIGNSVGTIDAADIVANAPILSVQGLINGRTPSVVVMPTSGMVGSGQQLRVRGTASFSLGNNPLIYIDGVRVNNEVATGPVNQAFSSSSISRLNDLNPEDIESIEVLKGPSAATLYGTEASNGVVNIITKKGTGGNARWNVMLRQGQNYVQDWKSRFAQNWGIIPGTTTPVPLNMDSLEVGACGDSTANKTGRRCDIYRDGRHQESEVAVSGGTGNLNYYLSGNLLDSQGADPNNDLRRYSTRMNLGLAASQSLRISANLGLNTGPTQLGCEGGCGGHTWTTLLGTPANYNNPRRHGFHSLLPYQYDDIYHYWQNLDRFSGSLRIDHTPFTWFQQHLAIGLDRTREENDTYAPRIDSLVYTVGSDALGYRSVQDRSTTYNTLDYSASATYDFRPTTRFITSGGAQFYHNSVDYVSASGSVFPTPGLSTVQATTQSKTNDQDFSEDKTLGVYVQEQFGWRDRLFLTAALRSDDASAFGAGFSRVTYPKYSVSYVISDEPWFKVPVIGNRLSSLRLRAAYGEAGKAPSTYSALRTYGSASGPGDTPAVTPLFIGNPNLGPERGKEIELGFDASMLDDRLGIEYTYYNKKTVDAILNRQIAPSTGIPSTQPFNAGAIRNWGNELQVRANPLRTRNANLDLTFNFANNDNRVLALFDTVSFVNSGSFTRQAIGYDAFGFWERHVTDAKLDANGKLILSTLMCSNGKGGQVQCAGPDNAFGTADDAPLVYLGRSVPPHEGSVSANLGLWSRFHVSTFIDFKQGHKKIDGNTRVRCTPVIGGRCRENYFPLDYDPVTIAQMQNSNVVDFLITDASFTKWREFTVSYDVPERFSHHGNVSRATVSISGRNLHTWTNYQGFEPEASWLGGTRGGNVAWEQTLTPQLTTWILSLNLGF; via the coding sequence ATGGCAATGCCCCACCCCCACGCCCGTCGTGTGCATATGCCACGCGCGGGGCGATCACTCCTCACACGTAGCCTCATCTCTCTCGCGATCGCCGCGATCGCGACCGTTGGTTCAGCAAGTTCCGCATTCGCGCAGGGCGCCATCTCGGGCCAGGTCATCGCCGCCGGATCCGCCGAAGCGATTCCCAACGCGCAAATCACCGCGGCCGGCGGAACGCTCCGCGCCACCTCCGACAATCAGGGAAAATTTCGCATCACGGGCATCATCGGCACCAACGCGACGCTCAGCGTGCGTCGCATCGGATACCGGAACGCGGAAGTCGCGGCCCGCGTCGGACAAACCGATTTGACGATCACGCTCGTGAGCAATCCCGCGAGCCTCGAGGCGGTCGTCGTGACGGGCACCGTCGGCGCGGCGCAAAAGCGTGAAATCGGTAACTCCGTCGGCACGATCGACGCGGCGGACATCGTCGCCAACGCCCCGATCCTCTCGGTGCAAGGCCTGATCAACGGCCGGACGCCGAGCGTGGTCGTGATGCCGACGTCGGGCATGGTGGGCTCGGGCCAGCAGCTTCGGGTGCGCGGCACGGCGAGCTTCTCGCTCGGCAACAATCCGCTCATCTACATCGACGGCGTTCGCGTCAACAACGAAGTCGCGACCGGTCCCGTCAATCAGGCGTTCAGCTCGAGCTCGATCTCGCGCCTCAACGACTTGAACCCCGAAGACATCGAGTCGATCGAAGTCCTCAAGGGTCCGAGCGCGGCGACGCTCTATGGAACGGAAGCGTCGAACGGCGTCGTCAACATCATCACGAAGAAGGGCACCGGCGGAAACGCGCGTTGGAACGTGATGCTCCGTCAGGGACAGAACTACGTCCAGGACTGGAAGAGCCGTTTCGCGCAGAACTGGGGCATCATCCCCGGCACGACGACGCCGGTTCCGCTCAACATGGACTCGCTCGAAGTCGGCGCGTGCGGCGACTCGACCGCGAACAAGACCGGCCGTCGCTGCGACATCTATCGTGACGGACGCCATCAGGAGAGCGAAGTCGCCGTCAGCGGCGGAACGGGCAACCTGAACTACTACCTCAGCGGCAATCTGCTCGACTCGCAGGGCGCCGACCCGAACAACGACTTGCGCCGCTACAGCACGCGCATGAACCTCGGTCTCGCCGCGTCGCAGTCGCTCCGCATCTCGGCGAACCTCGGCCTCAACACCGGCCCGACGCAGCTCGGCTGCGAGGGCGGATGCGGCGGCCACACGTGGACCACGCTGCTGGGTACGCCGGCCAACTACAACAACCCGCGGCGCCACGGCTTTCATAGTCTTTTGCCGTACCAATACGACGACATCTATCACTACTGGCAGAATTTGGATCGATTCTCCGGCAGTCTCCGGATCGACCATACGCCGTTCACGTGGTTCCAGCAGCATCTGGCGATCGGTCTCGACCGCACGCGTGAAGAGAACGACACCTACGCGCCGCGAATCGACTCGCTGGTCTACACGGTCGGCTCCGACGCGCTCGGCTACCGCAGCGTGCAGGATCGCTCGACCACGTACAACACGCTCGACTACTCGGCGAGCGCGACGTACGACTTCAGGCCGACGACGCGCTTCATCACGTCGGGCGGCGCGCAGTTCTACCACAACTCCGTGGACTACGTCTCGGCGAGCGGCTCCGTTTTCCCGACGCCGGGGTTGAGCACCGTCCAGGCGACGACGCAGTCGAAGACGAACGACCAGGACTTCTCGGAAGACAAGACGCTCGGCGTGTACGTGCAGGAGCAGTTCGGCTGGCGCGATCGTCTCTTCCTCACGGCCGCGCTGCGCTCCGACGACGCCAGCGCGTTCGGCGCGGGCTTCAGCCGAGTGACGTACCCGAAGTACTCGGTGAGCTACGTGATCTCCGACGAGCCGTGGTTCAAGGTTCCGGTGATCGGCAACCGGTTGTCGTCGCTGCGTCTGCGCGCGGCGTACGGCGAGGCCGGCAAGGCGCCGTCGACCTACTCGGCGCTCCGCACGTACGGCTCGGCGTCCGGTCCGGGCGACACGCCGGCGGTCACGCCCCTGTTCATCGGCAACCCGAACCTCGGCCCCGAGCGCGGCAAGGAAATCGAGCTCGGCTTCGACGCCAGCATGCTCGACGACCGGCTCGGCATCGAGTACACGTATTACAATAAGAAAACCGTCGACGCGATCCTCAACCGCCAGATCGCGCCGTCCACCGGCATTCCGAGCACGCAGCCGTTCAACGCCGGCGCGATCCGCAACTGGGGCAACGAGCTCCAGGTTCGCGCGAACCCGCTCCGCACGCGAAACGCCAACCTCGACCTGACGTTCAACTTCGCGAACAACGACAACCGCGTGCTCGCGCTGTTCGACACGGTGTCGTTCGTGAACTCGGGCAGCTTCACGCGACAGGCGATCGGCTACGACGCGTTCGGATTCTGGGAGCGCCACGTGACCGACGCGAAGCTCGACGCCAACGGCAAGCTCATTCTCAGCACGCTGATGTGCTCCAACGGCAAGGGCGGCCAGGTGCAGTGCGCCGGTCCGGACAACGCGTTCGGCACCGCCGACGACGCGCCGCTCGTCTACCTCGGCCGGTCGGTGCCGCCGCACGAAGGTTCGGTGTCGGCCAACCTCGGCCTCTGGAGCCGCTTCCACGTCAGCACCTTCATCGACTTCAAGCAGGGGCACAAGAAGATCGACGGCAACACGCGCGTCCGCTGCACGCCGGTCATCGGCGGCCGCTGCCGCGAGAATTACTTCCCGCTCGACTACGACCCGGTCACGATCGCGCAGATGCAGAACTCGAACGTCGTGGATTTCCTCATCACCGACGCGAGCTTCACGAAGTGGCGCGAGTTCACCGTGTCGTACGACGTCCCGGAGCGTTTCAGCCACCACGGCAACGTGTCGCGCGCGACGGTCTCGATCTCGGGCCGCAACCTGCACACGTGGACCAACTATCAGGGCTTCGAGCCCGAAGCGAGTTGGCTCGGCGGCACCCGCGGCGGCAACGTCGCGTGGGAGCAGACGCTGACCCCACAGCTCACGACCTGGATCCTCTCCCTCAACCTCGGCTTCTAA
- a CDS encoding metalloregulator ArsR/SmtB family transcription factor — protein sequence MSSGPNVLEQLSILADPTRSRVLLLLERHELTVGELCTILQLPQSTVSRHLKLLADDGWLVSRGEGTSRFYRMLGDRLDESTKSLWSVVRGQISAGAGSRQDERRAEGVLAKRRDKAIVFFRDSSKLWDVMRSEMIGERADLLALLHLLDESWVVGDLGCGTGHVAEALAPCVAKVVAVDESGPMLESARTRLASHDNVELRVGTIESLPIDDGALDAAILFLVAHFVTDPARAMAEVRRVLRPGGRLLVVDLMSHDRVDYVVQLGHVWQGFDGAQMIAWLEGAGFANCRYQPLPVAPEAKGPTLFVATGRKQ from the coding sequence ATGAGTTCCGGACCCAACGTACTCGAACAGCTTTCCATCCTCGCCGACCCCACCCGGAGCCGGGTGTTGCTGCTGCTCGAGCGGCACGAGCTCACCGTCGGAGAGCTGTGCACGATTCTGCAGTTGCCGCAGTCGACGGTGAGCCGGCATCTCAAGCTGCTCGCCGATGACGGCTGGCTGGTCTCGCGCGGCGAGGGCACGAGCCGGTTCTATCGAATGCTCGGCGACCGTCTCGATGAATCCACAAAGTCGCTCTGGTCGGTCGTGCGCGGGCAAATCTCCGCCGGCGCCGGCTCGCGGCAGGATGAGCGGCGCGCCGAGGGCGTTCTCGCCAAGCGGCGCGACAAAGCGATCGTGTTCTTTCGCGACTCGTCGAAGCTGTGGGACGTGATGCGCTCGGAGATGATCGGCGAGCGCGCCGACCTGCTTGCGTTGCTCCATCTGCTCGACGAGAGCTGGGTCGTGGGCGACCTGGGCTGCGGAACGGGGCACGTCGCCGAAGCGCTCGCGCCGTGCGTCGCGAAGGTCGTCGCCGTGGACGAGTCGGGCCCGATGCTCGAGTCCGCACGCACGCGACTCGCGTCGCACGACAACGTCGAGCTGCGCGTCGGCACGATCGAATCGCTGCCGATCGACGATGGCGCGCTCGATGCGGCGATTCTGTTTCTCGTCGCGCACTTCGTCACCGACCCGGCGCGCGCGATGGCGGAGGTTCGGCGCGTACTTCGGCCCGGTGGACGGCTGCTGGTCGTGGACCTCATGTCGCACGACCGCGTCGACTACGTCGTGCAGCTCGGACACGTCTGGCAGGGGTTCGACGGAGCGCAGATGATCGCATGGCTCGAAGGTGCCGGTTTCGCGAACTGCCGCTATCAACCGCTTCCTGTCGCGCCGGAAGCGAAAGGTCCCACGCTGTTCGTGGCCACAGGCCGCAAGCAATGA
- a CDS encoding cytochrome c peroxidase — translation MTEAPTAPSAARPDAASADVITPQLIRQLAAGRGIVPLPPAPHVRPALAKLGQALAFDKILSGNRDISCMTCHLPAFSTGDDKSLAVGQGGTGLGPTREPPATGFIPRNGPALFNLHAMKHLFWDGRVEVDAQGGFHTPAGNQIPPEIAKVFEFGALSAQPMFPPTNRFEMRAFGNSNELAQIDDNDLPGIWAGIMKRLGAIGEYRGLFEAAYPGTKFEDMTFAHASNAIAGFIIDQFTFNNSPWDRFLAGNDNALTPRQLAGAQTFLTLKCSLCHNGSTFSDEEFHDVAVAQIGPGEGDGVSGHDDFGRMRVTGNAADKYLFRTTPLRNVELTGPYGHDGAIVTLRAFVEHYSQSDLKLQNYDPTQLEAALQGTLQPNQSAILAQRDPLLAGVVLTPDLVDQLMDYMSALTDPAARNLSRSTPVRVPSKLPIDKP, via the coding sequence ATGACCGAAGCCCCGACCGCACCGAGCGCCGCGCGACCCGACGCCGCTTCGGCCGACGTCATCACGCCGCAACTGATTCGACAGCTTGCCGCCGGGCGTGGAATCGTTCCCCTCCCTCCGGCGCCGCACGTCCGCCCTGCGCTCGCGAAGCTCGGCCAGGCGCTCGCGTTCGACAAGATTCTGAGCGGTAATCGCGACATCTCGTGCATGACATGTCACCTCCCGGCGTTCTCCACGGGCGATGACAAGAGCTTGGCGGTCGGCCAGGGTGGCACCGGCCTCGGGCCGACGCGCGAGCCGCCCGCGACGGGCTTCATTCCGCGCAATGGCCCCGCGCTCTTCAACCTGCACGCGATGAAGCATCTGTTCTGGGACGGACGCGTCGAGGTCGATGCACAGGGCGGCTTCCATACACCGGCCGGAAATCAGATCCCCCCCGAGATCGCGAAGGTGTTCGAGTTCGGCGCGCTGTCGGCGCAGCCGATGTTCCCGCCGACCAATCGATTCGAGATGCGCGCATTTGGGAACAGCAACGAGCTGGCCCAAATCGACGACAACGATCTCCCAGGTATCTGGGCGGGCATCATGAAGCGGCTCGGCGCGATCGGCGAATACCGCGGATTGTTCGAGGCGGCGTACCCCGGCACGAAGTTCGAGGATATGACGTTCGCGCACGCATCGAACGCGATCGCCGGTTTCATCATCGATCAGTTCACGTTCAACAACTCGCCGTGGGATCGGTTCCTCGCCGGCAACGACAACGCGCTGACGCCGCGGCAACTCGCCGGCGCGCAGACTTTTCTCACGCTCAAGTGCTCGCTCTGCCACAATGGGTCGACGTTCAGCGACGAGGAGTTCCACGACGTTGCCGTCGCGCAGATCGGACCCGGCGAAGGCGACGGAGTCTCAGGGCACGACGACTTCGGCCGCATGCGAGTGACCGGGAACGCGGCCGACAAGTACCTCTTCCGTACGACGCCCCTGCGCAACGTGGAATTGACCGGACCGTACGGCCACGACGGCGCGATCGTCACGCTCCGCGCGTTCGTCGAGCACTACAGCCAGTCCGATCTCAAACTGCAGAACTACGACCCGACGCAGCTCGAAGCCGCGCTGCAAGGCACGCTTCAGCCGAACCAATCCGCCATTCTCGCGCAGCGCGACCCGCTTCTCGCGGGCGTCGTGTTGACTCCCGACTTGGTCGACCAGCTCATGGATTACATGAGCGCTCTCACCGATCCCGCGGCCCGCAACTTGTCGCGCTCAACGCCGGTCCGAGTGCCGAGCAAGCTGCCTATCGACAAGCCGTAG
- a CDS encoding glycogen-binding domain-containing protein has protein sequence MRRVREFATLATVLSLAFPELARAQWQASADAGLSHLRQTGIPESVAQTLAGTIDGIGSRAWLHAVGLASLQPNNARTEQALAMGGIFGTIVDPVRWELGGAFSAFNQSGVPITTTSGELNARLRFGGPLGGVSLGGGAGTSANSFYNVRVGRGSLDAWWTAGRERLLAGAMVTHIGSTQYTDFAAGWRHDAGAASIGATAALRAGDGSGGWQAADAELWVSSRLAVVLAAGTALSDVVRGTPSTRYASASLRVAWQPHVALRFRRDTNAGVRVVISRSGSGEGIARIDVSGSTPGMARVELMADFTGWEPIVLTRAGDGWFAERAVTPGLHRLAIRVDGGAWIAPFNVPKLRDDDLGGTVGLITVP, from the coding sequence ATGCGGCGTGTCCGGGAATTCGCGACTCTGGCGACAGTTCTGTCGTTGGCGTTCCCTGAATTGGCGCGCGCGCAGTGGCAGGCATCCGCTGATGCGGGACTGTCCCACCTTCGACAGACCGGAATTCCCGAGTCGGTCGCGCAGACACTCGCGGGGACGATAGACGGAATCGGCAGTCGCGCCTGGCTGCACGCCGTCGGACTCGCGTCGCTCCAACCGAACAACGCGCGGACGGAACAGGCCCTCGCGATGGGCGGAATCTTCGGAACGATCGTCGATCCGGTGCGCTGGGAGCTCGGCGGTGCGTTCAGCGCATTCAATCAAAGCGGGGTGCCGATCACCACCACGAGCGGCGAACTGAACGCGCGGCTTCGCTTCGGCGGCCCGCTCGGTGGCGTCTCACTCGGCGGCGGCGCGGGCACCAGCGCGAACAGCTTCTATAATGTCCGAGTCGGCAGAGGATCGCTCGACGCGTGGTGGACGGCGGGACGGGAGCGGCTGCTCGCCGGCGCGATGGTCACGCACATCGGCAGCACCCAGTACACCGACTTTGCCGCCGGTTGGCGGCACGACGCGGGCGCCGCGTCGATCGGCGCGACCGCGGCGCTTCGCGCGGGCGATGGAAGCGGCGGCTGGCAGGCCGCCGACGCGGAGCTCTGGGTCTCGTCCAGGCTCGCCGTGGTTCTCGCCGCCGGCACCGCGCTCTCGGACGTGGTGCGCGGCACGCCGAGTACGAGATACGCGTCGGCGAGTCTGCGTGTGGCGTGGCAGCCGCATGTCGCGCTGCGGTTCCGACGGGACACGAATGCCGGAGTGCGCGTCGTCATCTCGCGGTCAGGCTCGGGCGAAGGCATCGCGCGCATCGACGTCTCGGGGTCGACTCCCGGCATGGCGCGAGTCGAACTGATGGCTGATTTCACCGGGTGGGAACCGATCGTGCTCACCCGCGCCGGCGACGGATGGTTCGCCGAGCGCGCGGTGACGCCCGGTCTCCACCGACTCGCGATTCGCGTCGACGGCGGCGCGTGGATCGCTCCATTCAACGTTCCAAAGCTTCGCGACGACGATCTCGGCGGAACGGTCGGTCTGATCACCGTGCCGTGA
- a CDS encoding ECF-type sigma factor, whose amino-acid sequence MSYSIVSLSKDDQPATDPELYGRVYAELKRMARHHLRGADAVTLSTTELVHEAYLKLHGQADWEGRAHFFGAAARAMREVLVDFARRRGATKRGGDATRVSLSEGDVALEMQLDDILALDEALGRLAVVDERLRRIVELRFFGGFSEKEISELLRVSARTIERDWLKARLFLLRELESATARKLAGREDSTTE is encoded by the coding sequence TTGTCATACTCTATTGTGAGCCTCTCGAAGGACGATCAGCCGGCGACCGATCCAGAGCTGTATGGGCGCGTCTACGCGGAGCTGAAACGGATGGCGCGCCACCACCTTCGTGGTGCCGACGCCGTGACCCTGTCGACCACGGAACTCGTTCACGAGGCCTATCTCAAGCTTCACGGCCAGGCGGATTGGGAGGGACGAGCCCATTTCTTCGGCGCCGCCGCGCGAGCGATGCGCGAGGTGCTCGTCGATTTCGCCCGCCGCCGAGGGGCGACGAAGCGAGGCGGCGATGCAACGCGTGTCTCGCTCAGCGAAGGCGACGTCGCGCTGGAGATGCAGCTCGACGACATCCTCGCGCTGGACGAAGCGCTCGGACGGCTCGCCGTGGTCGACGAGCGGCTGCGTCGCATCGTAGAACTGCGATTCTTCGGCGGCTTCTCGGAGAAGGAGATATCGGAGCTGCTTCGGGTCTCGGCGCGAACGATCGAGCGGGACTGGCTCAAGGCCCGCCTGTTCCTCCTTCGTGAGCTCGAGTCGGCGACGGCGCGAAAACTCGCCGGGCGCGAGGACTCGACGACCGAATAG
- a CDS encoding RNA polymerase sigma factor, with protein MVQTYYPRCLRFARSMLHDTDEGEDVVQETFVRLYRALPRYEERQRFESWLFQILGNCCRTANTASQRRVARSVSDDELLARVPAEDSASALVDREWDESVRRALAELPEHNREIFLLHYVEGFSYEEIEAMTGVGQSALKMRVKRASDALRARLAPAGDE; from the coding sequence ATCGTGCAGACGTATTATCCGCGCTGCCTGAGGTTCGCGCGGTCGATGTTGCACGACACGGACGAGGGCGAGGACGTCGTGCAGGAGACGTTCGTCCGGCTCTACCGCGCGCTGCCGCGCTACGAGGAGCGACAGCGGTTCGAGTCGTGGCTCTTTCAGATACTTGGCAACTGCTGCCGCACGGCGAACACGGCGTCGCAACGCCGCGTGGCACGATCGGTATCGGACGACGAGCTGTTGGCTCGTGTTCCGGCGGAGGACAGCGCGAGCGCGCTGGTGGATCGAGAGTGGGACGAGTCGGTTCGACGCGCGCTCGCCGAGCTGCCGGAGCACAATCGGGAGATTTTTCTGCTGCATTACGTCGAAGGGTTTTCGTACGAGGAGATCGAGGCGATGACGGGCGTCGGGCAATCGGCGCTCAAGATGCGGGTCAAGCGCGCGTCGGATGCGTTGCGCGCGCGCCTCGCGCCGGCGGGGGACGAATGA